A single window of Colletes latitarsis isolate SP2378_abdomen chromosome 11, iyColLati1, whole genome shotgun sequence DNA harbors:
- the 7b2 gene encoding secretogranin_V domain-containing protein 7B2, with protein sequence MFWISFLSLAVGIHAVYLPPLTESQEERLLTDTLRELINQMGNDLADAADSYLEYQDKPKEIPLELPADYDGIDTLNPNPSIRDQEYLRHSTLWSHQRQNNNDPSNRQKIKPGSVKNIKDEKTENTLPAYCTPPNPCPVGYTHENNCILNFENTATFSRDYQSAQDCMCDTEHMLDCPVDSGNSNSLPSMHIPSSNFNQIVDQFQAEDNPFFRGEKLPIAAKKGINVIY encoded by the exons ATGTTTTGGATTTCATTCCTCTCGCTGGCAGTTGGTATTCATGCTGTCTACCTACCTCCCCTAACCGAG TCGCAGGAGGAACGACTGTTAACCGACACTCTTCGTGAACTGATCAACCAAATGGGAAACGACCTCGCGGATGCTGCTGACTCGTATTTGGAGTATCAGGACAAACCGAAAGAAATTCCCCTCGAGTTACCCGCTGATTACGACGGCATCGACACCTTGAACCCTAATCCAAGCATTCGCGATCAGGAATACCTGCGGCACAGCACGTTGTGGAGTCACCAGCGCCAGAACAACAATGACCCGAGCAACAGGCAGAAAATCAAGCCTGGAAGCGTAAAAAATATCAAGGATGAAAAGACTGAGAATACTTTGCCGGCGTATTGCACACCGCCGAATCCTTGCCCGGTTGGTTACACGC ATGAAAACAACTGCATTCTGAATTTCGAGAACACAGCAACGTTCAGTCGCGACTATCAGAGCGCGCAAGATTGCATGTGCGACACGGAGCACATGTTGGATTGTCCTGTTGATTCTGGTAACAGCAACAGTCTGCCAAGCATGCACATACCGAGTTCAAACTTCAATCAAATTGTCGATCAATTCCAAGCG GAGGATAATCCTTTCTTCCGAGGTGAAAAGTTGCCAATCGCGGCAAAGAAAGGTATAAACGTCATCTACTAA